In Sphingobacterium sp. lm-10, the DNA window TGGCTGCCTCGCCAATCTTGGCGTTGGTGCCACGCATCCAGGCATTGCGTCTGTTACTGTCGGAACGAGCGGAGCCGTACGCGTGATCAGCAATAAAGCCAGTGCAGACCATAAACAAAGGGTCTTTAGTTACCTGCTACATTCGCAGCAATTTGTGGTAGGTGGCGCCGTAAATAATGGTGGCGTATTGCGTAACTGGTTTCGGGATACGTTCATGACCGAGTTTGCACAGTTGCCGGAGGATATCAACACTTCTCAATTATTTGATGAAGTAATCAGCTCTGTCAATCCCGGCTCAGAAGGATTGGTATTTTTGCCTTACCTAACCGGAGAACGCGCACCACATTGGGATGCCAAAGCTAAAGGAGTGTACTTCGGGATACAGCTGCAACATACCAAAGCGCATTTTGGTCGCGCTATGATCGAAGGCATGTTATTCGCGCTGTACAGCGTAGCGCTCGCGCTGGAAGAAACCACTGGCCCTATTCACACCGTCTATGCTAGTGGTGGACTGGCTCGCTCGCGGGTATGGGTCCAGATGCTGGCCGATGTATTTAATAAACCTGTGTTTGTGAAAGACACCGTCGAAAGCTCGGCTTGGGGAGCAGCGATGATCGCCTTGGAGGCGCTCGGGATTGCCGCTGAAGCACCAAAAGCATCGAATACGGCAAATGGAGATGATTCCTATGAGCCTAATAAAGATCATCACCTCATCTATATGAAAAACTTTCAGCAGTTTGAGCGTTTGTACGAAATACTGAAAGACGAATTTTAAACTTTATAACCGAAAACAGATGCCATTAGTCATTGTATTTTGCGGGGTACTGCTGCTTTTACTATTAGTAACAGTGGTGAGACTTAACACCATCATCTCTTTGCTTATTACCTCCATTGCTGTTGGCTTTGCGATGGGGATGGACAGCTCGGACATTGTACGATCTATCGAAGTGGGGGTGAGCAGCACGATGGGGCAGCTTGCTTTGCTACTGGCTTTTGGTTCTATTTTAGGGAAGTTGATGGCCGATGGTGGTGCAGCCGAACGGATTACACGCGTACTCACCGATGTTTTCGGTGTGCGCAATCTGCCCTGGGCTATGGTGCTTACAGGTTTTCTAGTGGGTATTCCCTTGTTTTATAATGTAGGGTTCATTGTGCTTGTACCTTTTGTGTTTATGGTGTGTGCATCCAATCGACTGCCCTTATTATATGTAGCGATTCCATTGTTGGCGGCACTATCCGTCACGCACGGCTATTTGCCTCCACATCCTGGGGCTACGGCCATTGCTATTACGTATCAGGCAGACATCGGCCTTACCATGGTTTACGGTATTATCGTCGCCATTCCGGCTATTATTATCAGTGGTCCATTTTTCGGGCGTACCTTGAATGGAATCGCGACTAATCCACCACCAGAGTTGTTTACAATCCCTACTATAGCAGAAGATAAACCCATGCCTAGTTTTGCCATTAGCATTTTTACCGGATTATTCCCTGTTTTGCTAATTGCGGTAGGTTCATTTGCGCATTTGTTTCTTCCCGAAGGCTCGATGCTTTTAGCTACGGTTCGCTTCTTGGGCGATCCCGTAATGGCTTTGATGGTCGCAGCGCTATTGGCTATGTACACGATGGGCATACGGCAAGGGCGAAGTTTGAAGCAACAGTCTGAAGGAATCGAAGACGCTATTCGTGGGATCACCATGATTCTGTTTATTATTGCCGCTTCGGGCGTATTCAAGCAAGTGTTGGTGGATAGCGGTGTTGCCGTTTATATTGCAGAAAGCACCGCCGACTTGGCGCTTTCTCCTTTGGTTCTGGCCTGGTCCATTGCAGCTGTAATTCGCCTAGCCATTGGCTCCGCTACTGTAGCGGGATTAACCGCTGCTGGAATCGTACTGCCCGTTATGCAAGCGACAGGAACTAGTCCTGAATTAATGGTACTTGCTACCGGAGCAGGTAGCTTAATGTTCTCCCACGTCAATGATCCCGGGTTTTGGATGTTTAAATCCTATTTCGGACTAAGTATGAAAGACACCTTTCGCTCCTGGTCTGTAATGGAAACTTTGGTTTCCTTAATCGGTCTTTTCGGCGTTCTTGCGCTGAACTGGTTCGTAGGTTAAAGGACTCAATAATTTACGTTTTGAGTTGGGAACAACGTTTAGGAAGACGCTAATGATAATTGCAACAAAGAAATGTTCTGGCTTTTCTGCCAGAGGTAATAGTATGCGATATCAACCCCAAAATATTTACAGCTAACGAAATTGATAAGTGATCTAAATTGTTAAAAGTACAAGAAAGACTGTTTGCGAGTGTGTTCGAAAAAATGTTAACCACTTTGTAACACTTTTGTGTAAAGAGGTTAATTAATAAGAGTGTGAATTTAACCTCCCGGTATAAATGAATAAATTTGCAACCAACTATCATCATTTTCTGGCGTCTATATGTCTATTAAGCTGGTCACATATCCATTTCTTTTTACAGTTAATCCACTGCATCAGATTAACACCACCACTATAAACGAAAGGTTAAGTAGAGTGCCACACCAACTCTTTAAACCACATAGAACAGATTTTTTTCAGATTTATCTTTTCACGCAAGGATTTGGTAGTCACATGGTTGACTTCGAGCCAATTGAGGTAAAACCACAACATATTTTATTTATTTCGCAAGGTCAGGTTCATGCATTTGATGCAAACCAAGGCTACGATGGGAAGGCACTTATTTTTACCGAAGAATTTTTTTGTAGAACATCCGCTG includes these proteins:
- a CDS encoding gluconate:H+ symporter; this translates as MPLVIVFCGVLLLLLLVTVVRLNTIISLLITSIAVGFAMGMDSSDIVRSIEVGVSSTMGQLALLLAFGSILGKLMADGGAAERITRVLTDVFGVRNLPWAMVLTGFLVGIPLFYNVGFIVLVPFVFMVCASNRLPLLYVAIPLLAALSVTHGYLPPHPGATAIAITYQADIGLTMVYGIIVAIPAIIISGPFFGRTLNGIATNPPPELFTIPTIAEDKPMPSFAISIFTGLFPVLLIAVGSFAHLFLPEGSMLLATVRFLGDPVMALMVAALLAMYTMGIRQGRSLKQQSEGIEDAIRGITMILFIIAASGVFKQVLVDSGVAVYIAESTADLALSPLVLAWSIAAVIRLAIGSATVAGLTAAGIVLPVMQATGTSPELMVLATGAGSLMFSHVNDPGFWMFKSYFGLSMKDTFRSWSVMETLVSLIGLFGVLALNWFVG
- a CDS encoding gluconokinase; this translates as MIIGLDIGTSSTKAVSFDHSGEVLTQYSITYPILTPQPGYYEQDPEEIYQACITSVREVMREITKKYPNEPLEAISVSSAMHAFIAVDEAGTPLTNSIIWADQRSEGIATALRGTEQGLDLYMQTGTPIHPMSVLCKTMWMKEHDTNTFQQAYKFIGIKEYLFFRLFGTYMIDYSIASTTGLFNIHTLNWHAPALSAAGIKPSHLSEPVSIQHSLNLENAERAAELHVPVGTPFIIGASDGCLANLGVGATHPGIASVTVGTSGAVRVISNKASADHKQRVFSYLLHSQQFVVGGAVNNGGVLRNWFRDTFMTEFAQLPEDINTSQLFDEVISSVNPGSEGLVFLPYLTGERAPHWDAKAKGVYFGIQLQHTKAHFGRAMIEGMLFALYSVALALEETTGPIHTVYASGGLARSRVWVQMLADVFNKPVFVKDTVESSAWGAAMIALEALGIAAEAPKASNTANGDDSYEPNKDHHLIYMKNFQQFERLYEILKDEF